One Nodosilinea sp. FACHB-141 DNA segment encodes these proteins:
- a CDS encoding DUF433 domain-containing protein: MTSQSLKTQLQTLTAAEKGDAIQILTETLSRPSLGVTKIPEVMGGDACIANTRLPVWLFISLRQQGATDAELLESYPHLTAADLVNVWAYADAHPEEIAIALQEQENAADGTPKL; the protein is encoded by the coding sequence ATGACTTCTCAATCGCTGAAAACTCAGCTTCAAACCCTCACCGCTGCAGAAAAGGGAGACGCCATACAGATTCTGACTGAAACCTTAAGTCGGCCTTCCCTGGGCGTTACCAAAATCCCTGAGGTAATGGGTGGTGATGCTTGCATTGCCAATACTCGCTTACCCGTTTGGCTATTTATCAGCCTGCGGCAGCAGGGCGCTACGGATGCAGAACTGCTAGAGTCTTACCCTCACCTAACAGCGGCAGATTTGGTCAATGTTTGGGCCTACGCCGATGCCCACCCGGAGGAAATTGCGATCGCCCTTCAAGAGCAGGAAAACGCTGCGGACGGCACCCCTAAACTTTAG
- the mnmA gene encoding tRNA 2-thiouridine(34) synthase MnmA — MERIVVGLSGGVDSSVAAATLHQQGYDVVGLTLWLMKGKGQCCSEGMVDAAKLCEDLGIEYHVVDSREVFEREIINYLVEGYGSGITPLPCSQCNRAVKFGPMLQYANEELGCDRIATGHYARITQNTETGRYELRRAVDPAKDQSYFLYDLTQDLLAACDFPLGHQTKTETRRMAAELGLHTAAKPDSQDLCLIEHHGSMQTFLDKYLAPKPGDIVDTEGRMLGQHTGIHHYTIGQRKGLGIAAANPLYVVGFDMGKNHVIVADRSDAHLPDCTVQRVNWVSIAAPQEPMKVSVQIRYRSEAVGATLVPLPAVDGTGDRVRIVFDEPQFGVTPGQAAVWYDGDRVLGGGLIEAAVPEISAPVTEAEALSY; from the coding sequence ATGGAAAGGATTGTAGTCGGGCTCTCCGGAGGCGTAGATAGCTCTGTAGCGGCGGCAACCCTGCACCAGCAGGGGTACGACGTAGTGGGCCTCACCCTGTGGTTGATGAAGGGTAAGGGTCAGTGCTGCTCTGAGGGCATGGTCGATGCTGCCAAGCTCTGCGAAGATTTGGGCATTGAGTACCACGTGGTCGATAGCCGCGAGGTGTTTGAGCGAGAAATAATTAATTATTTAGTAGAAGGCTACGGCAGCGGCATTACGCCCCTGCCCTGTTCGCAGTGCAACCGGGCGGTCAAGTTTGGGCCGATGCTGCAGTATGCCAATGAGGAGCTGGGGTGCGATCGCATCGCCACCGGCCACTATGCCCGCATCACCCAAAACACTGAGACGGGCCGCTATGAGCTGCGCCGCGCCGTCGACCCGGCCAAAGATCAGTCCTACTTTCTCTACGACCTCACCCAAGATTTGCTGGCCGCCTGCGACTTTCCCCTGGGTCACCAGACTAAGACCGAAACCCGTCGTATGGCCGCTGAGTTGGGCCTGCACACCGCCGCCAAACCCGACAGCCAAGACCTCTGCCTGATCGAGCACCACGGCTCGATGCAGACCTTTTTGGATAAATATCTGGCTCCCAAGCCCGGCGACATTGTCGATACCGAAGGCCGCATGCTCGGCCAGCACACCGGCATTCACCACTACACCATTGGCCAGCGCAAGGGCCTGGGCATTGCCGCCGCTAACCCGCTCTACGTGGTGGGCTTTGACATGGGTAAAAACCATGTGATTGTCGCCGATCGCAGCGATGCCCATCTGCCCGATTGCACTGTGCAGCGGGTGAACTGGGTGTCGATCGCCGCCCCCCAGGAGCCGATGAAGGTGTCAGTGCAAATTCGCTACCGCAGTGAGGCGGTGGGAGCAACGCTGGTTCCCCTGCCGGCGGTCGATGGCACGGGCGATCGGGTGCGCATTGTGTTTGACGAGCCCCAGTTTGGTGTTACCCCCGGTCAGGCGGCAGTGTGGTACGACGGCGATCGGGTTCTGGGCGGCGGGTTAATTGAAGCCGCTGTCCCCGAGATATCTGCCCCTGTGACCGAAGCTGAAGCCCTTAGCTATTGA
- a CDS encoding heavy metal-responsive transcriptional regulator: MTVATRLKIGDVAKQTGIAVGALRYYESLGLLHSERGDNGYRYYSPTAVHQVQFIKKAQALGFSLEDVGDVLNVHQRGDVPCGFVQSLLQDKIQQLEDQIQQMTAFKADLEDYRDRWAESQPHPQPGDICPLIETVPLAV; the protein is encoded by the coding sequence ATGACTGTGGCAACCCGGCTAAAAATTGGCGATGTTGCTAAACAAACCGGTATTGCGGTGGGGGCACTGCGCTATTACGAAAGTTTAGGCCTGCTGCACTCGGAGCGCGGCGATAACGGCTATCGCTACTATTCGCCTACAGCGGTACACCAGGTGCAGTTCATCAAAAAGGCTCAGGCGTTGGGCTTTTCTTTAGAGGATGTGGGAGATGTGCTCAACGTGCATCAGCGGGGGGATGTGCCCTGTGGGTTTGTGCAATCGCTGCTGCAAGACAAGATTCAACAGCTAGAAGACCAGATTCAACAGATGACGGCATTTAAGGCCGATTTAGAGGACTATCGCGATCGCTGGGCCGAGTCACAACCTCACCCACAACCGGGGGATATTTGCCCGCTGATCGAAACCGTGCCGCTGGCAGTTTAG
- a CDS encoding DUF3105 domain-containing protein, with the protein MTRTARSKRRRTSSKTLSLILGPLGIAALMVALLGGLWYRNRPQSVAFEPNTTVGAAAMAAIETFPDQGQAHVSPGEAVNYDSDFPTSGPHDPNPVLPGVYTQEQRLEELVHSIEHGNIVIYVDQPGQAAMDTLTAWAKDFPGLWDGLVVVPKAGLGKEVVLTAWTKKLILPEFEPEAAATFIDAYRGRGPENPVR; encoded by the coding sequence ATGACTCGGACTGCACGATCTAAGCGCCGCCGTACCTCTTCTAAAACGCTGTCGTTGATCCTTGGGCCTCTGGGGATCGCGGCGCTCATGGTCGCCCTGCTCGGCGGGCTATGGTACCGCAACCGCCCTCAGTCAGTGGCTTTTGAACCCAATACCACCGTTGGCGCAGCGGCGATGGCGGCGATCGAAACCTTTCCCGACCAGGGGCAGGCCCACGTTAGTCCTGGTGAGGCGGTCAACTACGACAGCGACTTCCCCACCTCTGGCCCCCACGATCCCAATCCTGTTTTGCCGGGGGTCTACACCCAAGAGCAGCGGTTAGAAGAACTGGTGCACTCCATTGAGCATGGCAACATCGTGATCTATGTTGACCAGCCTGGCCAAGCTGCGATGGACACGCTCACGGCTTGGGCCAAAGACTTTCCAGGCCTCTGGGATGGACTGGTAGTGGTGCCCAAGGCCGGTCTGGGCAAAGAAGTCGTGCTCACTGCCTGGACGAAGAAGCTAATTTTGCCCGAATTTGAGCCAGAAGCCGCCGCCACCTTTATCGACGCCTACCGCGGGCGGGGCCCTGAGAACCCAGTGCGGTAG
- a CDS encoding ArsA family ATPase: MLTSSPHQLFMVSGKGGVGKTTLSCGFARQLAQQHPDETVLLLSTDPAHSLGDVLQLTVDNTPTPLPDLLNVQVRALDAAALLEQFRADYGTVLELLVERGSFVEGNDLSPVWDMGWPGLDELMALLEIQRILRDREADRVVVDMAPSGHTLSLFALMDFLDTLLEALGQFQQKHRTLTETLAGRYTPDHADQFIADMRHDLEQGRALIQDSDRTACWVIGIPEPMSWAESDRFITALGRLGVPIGGLVINRVLQESGQVLDSHRRVLAEFEAIAQGQPVLWVPAQTQEPLGGVALDALMPQLMPLTSAQTLADPAAEISPILQWPQPISPGVEDFVSAGRRLIVVGGKGGVGKTTVSAALSWGLAERHPEANLRVMSIDPAHSLGDAFGQPLGHEPTLLLSNLQVQEVSADMVLDQFRTDYLWELADMMAGDGDIASGIQMAYGPAAWRQIVAQALPGIDEMLSLITVMDLLERNEQQLIVLDTAPTGHLLRFLEMPTALGDWLGWIFKLWIKYKDVVGRVEFMGRLRTLRQRVLTAQDKLKDPQHTEFIGVVQNQTAILAEASRLNHTLGDRGIAQRYIVHNRYQVGSDLPAELFPHQCVVRLPALVPSPSPFGQVKQAAHLLIAPESP; this comes from the coding sequence ATGCTGACATCATCGCCCCATCAATTGTTTATGGTTAGCGGCAAGGGCGGCGTGGGCAAAACCACTCTTTCCTGCGGATTCGCGCGGCAGCTGGCCCAGCAGCACCCCGACGAAACGGTGCTGCTGCTCTCCACCGACCCGGCCCATTCCCTCGGGGACGTGTTGCAACTGACAGTGGATAACACGCCCACCCCTCTGCCCGATCTGCTGAATGTACAGGTGCGCGCCCTGGATGCGGCAGCGTTGCTAGAGCAGTTTCGGGCCGACTATGGCACCGTGCTAGAGCTGCTGGTCGAGCGGGGCAGTTTTGTGGAGGGCAATGACCTCAGCCCCGTGTGGGACATGGGCTGGCCCGGCCTTGATGAGCTGATGGCCCTACTGGAAATTCAGCGGATTTTGCGCGATCGCGAAGCCGATCGTGTCGTCGTCGATATGGCCCCCAGCGGCCACACCCTCAGCCTGTTTGCCCTGATGGATTTTCTCGATACCCTGCTAGAGGCACTGGGGCAATTTCAGCAAAAGCACCGCACCCTAACCGAAACCCTGGCGGGTCGTTACACCCCTGACCATGCCGATCAGTTCATCGCCGACATGCGCCACGATTTAGAGCAGGGCCGGGCGTTGATTCAAGATAGCGATCGCACTGCCTGCTGGGTAATTGGTATTCCTGAGCCGATGAGCTGGGCCGAGAGCGATCGCTTCATCACTGCCTTAGGACGGTTGGGAGTTCCCATCGGCGGTCTAGTGATTAACCGCGTGCTGCAAGAATCGGGCCAAGTTTTAGACAGCCATCGCCGGGTGCTGGCCGAGTTTGAGGCGATCGCTCAAGGGCAGCCGGTGCTGTGGGTGCCGGCTCAAACTCAGGAACCTTTAGGCGGCGTCGCCCTCGATGCCCTCATGCCCCAGCTCATGCCCCTAACCTCAGCGCAGACGCTAGCCGATCCTGCCGCCGAGATCTCCCCCATACTCCAATGGCCGCAGCCGATTTCCCCAGGCGTGGAGGACTTTGTCTCAGCAGGGCGACGGCTGATTGTGGTGGGCGGCAAGGGCGGCGTGGGCAAAACCACCGTGTCGGCGGCGCTGAGCTGGGGGTTGGCCGAGCGCCATCCCGAGGCCAACCTGCGGGTCATGTCCATCGACCCAGCCCACTCCTTGGGCGATGCCTTTGGCCAGCCCCTCGGTCACGAACCCACCCTGCTGTTGTCCAACCTCCAGGTCCAGGAGGTCAGCGCCGACATGGTGCTCGACCAGTTTCGCACCGACTACCTGTGGGAATTGGCCGACATGATGGCGGGTGATGGCGACATTGCTAGCGGCATTCAGATGGCCTACGGTCCCGCCGCCTGGCGGCAGATCGTCGCTCAGGCCCTACCTGGCATTGACGAAATGCTCTCGCTGATTACCGTGATGGATTTGCTAGAGCGCAACGAGCAGCAGCTGATTGTGCTCGACACCGCTCCCACTGGCCATCTACTGCGGTTTCTGGAGATGCCTACGGCTTTGGGCGATTGGCTAGGGTGGATCTTCAAGCTCTGGATTAAGTACAAGGATGTGGTGGGCCGGGTGGAGTTTATGGGCCGCCTGCGCACCTTGCGCCAGCGGGTGCTGACTGCCCAAGATAAGCTCAAAGACCCCCAGCACACCGAGTTTATTGGCGTCGTACAAAACCAGACGGCGATTTTGGCCGAGGCCAGTCGGCTAAACCACACCCTGGGCGATCGCGGCATTGCCCAGCGCTACATTGTCCACAACCGCTATCAAGTCGGTAGCGACCTGCCCGCTGAGCTATTTCCTCACCAGTGTGTGGTGCGGCTACCGGCACTGGTACCCAGCCCTAGTCCGTTTGGCCAGGTGAAGCAGGCGGCCCATCTGCTGATTGCTCCAGAGTCTCCCTAG
- a CDS encoding response regulator produces MANHRILVIDDSRVIRMRVRDMLPQGNFEVIEAQDGVEGMDAIRSQRPNLIMLDFLLPRMSGWEVFQEIQANPDLQNIPLVLMSGRKEEVTEKITEPFEYFEFIQKPFEQKELIEAIKASMVKARKPRRTPMTAPAATAAAASSGGGDVSAAEFQALQAQVTQLQGEVAQLKGQLGKMLAYIKQKLK; encoded by the coding sequence GTGGCAAATCATAGGATTTTGGTCATCGATGATAGCCGGGTGATTCGCATGCGGGTGCGCGACATGCTTCCCCAGGGCAATTTTGAAGTCATTGAAGCCCAAGATGGTGTAGAAGGCATGGATGCCATTCGCAGCCAACGCCCCAACCTGATCATGCTCGACTTCTTGCTGCCCCGCATGAGCGGCTGGGAAGTCTTCCAAGAAATTCAGGCGAATCCAGACCTCCAGAACATTCCCCTGGTGCTGATGTCTGGCCGCAAAGAAGAAGTCACCGAAAAAATTACCGAGCCCTTCGAGTACTTCGAGTTTATTCAAAAGCCCTTTGAGCAAAAAGAACTGATCGAAGCAATCAAAGCGTCGATGGTTAAGGCTCGCAAGCCACGTCGTACCCCCATGACCGCCCCCGCCGCCACGGCTGCAGCGGCGTCATCCGGTGGCGGCGATGTGAGTGCCGCCGAATTCCAAGCTCTTCAGGCTCAGGTGACACAGCTGCAAGGCGAGGTGGCCCAGCTCAAAGGCCAGCTAGGCAAAATGCTGGCCTACATTAAGCAAAAGCTGAAGTAG
- a CDS encoding mechanosensitive ion channel family protein: MPRPTPKPTTRFSRPQRWMQLLLALLGLLLTLSWGLSPAVAQISNPFGGNSTLPPAGVERIGLLETTVVALDGDPLFDIASPAVFNRNESGAEVPVEVRARQIETNLSQVVDRTLTPISDDNAVNSSSLNVSIETISGQPVLFAIGAGLVEPRVLLTITDTDAQYNGASQLDLADRWQVVLRDSLRQAVDSRLPEARRRQIRRTVWILLASLLLTLVLTGIWRVLGRRKSELEQKQTDQNNLPIPPGADVPEQQLLQVFSYQLTLAQRLQVVAFLRWLMFWGIAFVWVTGIASGLYIFPQTRSYAFGLFSIPVLLLLTWFFTGLLNRVTNLAIERVAQAWSKNELGDLDDIQRKSMRISTIIGALKGLKTAVIYALATLLVLQTLRIAPASLLAFGAISALAISFAAQNLVKDLVNGFLILLEDQYAIGDLVTTGTTTGIVENLNLRITQIRGEDGRLVTLPNSLIAQVENLSRGWSRANILVDVAYGTNVDEALWVLHETAQIMASDPEWRYAILNPVEMLGVESITHAGLTLLIWIRTRPLKQFLVAREFRRRLRIAFDKAGIAIGVPQQAFTELPDDTEHHNHNNGAAHSTAKSGAVEPR, encoded by the coding sequence ATGCCCAGACCCACACCCAAACCGACGACTAGGTTTAGCCGTCCCCAACGGTGGATGCAGCTGCTGCTAGCGCTGCTGGGACTGCTGCTCACCCTAAGCTGGGGTCTGTCCCCAGCCGTGGCCCAAATCTCCAACCCCTTCGGCGGCAACAGCACCCTACCCCCAGCTGGGGTCGAGCGCATTGGCCTGCTTGAGACCACCGTAGTCGCCCTCGATGGCGATCCCCTCTTCGATATTGCCTCCCCAGCGGTATTTAACCGCAATGAATCGGGCGCGGAGGTGCCCGTTGAAGTGCGCGCGCGGCAAATCGAGACCAATCTCAGCCAGGTGGTCGACCGCACCCTGACGCCCATATCTGACGACAACGCCGTCAATAGCTCCTCCCTTAATGTGAGCATTGAAACCATTAGCGGCCAGCCCGTGCTATTTGCGATCGGAGCAGGCTTGGTCGAACCGAGGGTCCTGCTCACCATTACCGACACCGATGCTCAGTACAACGGGGCGTCGCAGCTCGATCTGGCCGATCGTTGGCAGGTCGTGCTGCGCGACTCGCTACGGCAGGCAGTCGACAGCCGCCTGCCCGAAGCTCGTCGGCGGCAGATTCGCCGCACCGTCTGGATTTTGCTGGCCAGCCTGCTGCTCACCCTTGTGCTAACCGGCATCTGGCGAGTGCTGGGCAGGCGCAAGAGCGAGCTAGAGCAAAAGCAAACTGACCAAAATAATCTCCCCATTCCCCCCGGAGCCGATGTCCCCGAGCAGCAGCTCTTGCAGGTGTTTAGCTACCAGCTCACCCTGGCCCAGCGGCTTCAGGTCGTAGCCTTCTTGCGCTGGCTAATGTTTTGGGGCATCGCCTTCGTGTGGGTTACAGGCATCGCCAGCGGGCTCTACATTTTTCCGCAAACCCGCAGCTATGCCTTTGGGTTGTTCTCAATTCCGGTGCTGCTGCTGCTGACCTGGTTTTTCACCGGGTTGCTCAACCGCGTGACCAACCTGGCCATTGAGCGAGTAGCCCAGGCCTGGAGCAAAAACGAGCTAGGCGATCTGGACGACATTCAGCGCAAATCGATGCGCATTTCGACCATTATTGGTGCCCTCAAAGGACTAAAGACGGCCGTCATCTATGCCCTAGCCACCCTGCTAGTGCTACAAACCCTGAGAATTGCCCCAGCGTCACTGCTGGCCTTTGGGGCAATTTCTGCCCTGGCCATTTCCTTTGCCGCTCAGAATTTGGTTAAAGACCTGGTCAACGGCTTTTTGATTTTGCTAGAAGACCAGTACGCCATCGGCGACCTGGTGACCACCGGCACCACCACCGGCATTGTGGAAAACTTGAATCTGCGGATCACCCAAATTCGCGGCGAAGATGGCCGTCTGGTCACCCTGCCCAACAGCCTCATTGCCCAAGTCGAAAACCTCAGCCGCGGCTGGTCGCGGGCCAACATCCTCGTCGATGTGGCCTATGGAACCAACGTCGATGAAGCTCTGTGGGTTCTACACGAAACTGCCCAGATTATGGCCAGCGACCCCGAGTGGCGCTATGCCATTCTCAACCCGGTCGAAATGTTGGGGGTTGAGAGCATAACCCACGCCGGCCTCACTCTTTTGATTTGGATCCGTACTCGACCCCTCAAGCAGTTTTTGGTGGCGCGTGAATTTCGCCGCCGCCTGCGTATTGCCTTTGACAAGGCGGGCATTGCCATCGGGGTGCCGCAGCAGGCATTCACAGAGCTGCCTGACGACACAGAACACCATAACCACAACAATGGCGCCGCCCATAGCACAGCAAAAAGCGGGGCTGTTGAACCCCGCTGA
- the ccsB gene encoding c-type cytochrome biogenesis protein CcsB: MDLIAFQGWLDNASFAVLFAAMLLYWCGVAFPKATVLPSLGTAAMAVGNLTIAALLGARWIEGGYFPMSNLYESLFALAWGITAMHLVAERMSRSSLVGAVTAPIAMAIAAFATLTLPDTMQGSEPLVPALKSNWLMMHVSVMLLSYAALLVGALLAIAFLLVTRGQAVELKGSSVGTGGFRNVKLRRAEDDAAEAAAVMTMSTGGAAVLEKPATVTLSPQRLTLADTLDNISYRMIGLGFPLLTIGIIAGAVWANEAWGSYWSWDPKETWALITWLVFAAYLHARITKGWQGRRPAILAATGFVVVWVCYLGVNILGKGLHSYGWFF; encoded by the coding sequence ATGGATCTGATTGCGTTCCAGGGCTGGCTCGACAATGCATCCTTTGCGGTGCTGTTTGCGGCAATGCTGCTCTACTGGTGCGGCGTGGCGTTTCCCAAGGCCACCGTTCTGCCATCGTTGGGCACCGCCGCCATGGCCGTAGGCAACCTCACCATCGCCGCCCTGCTCGGTGCCCGATGGATTGAGGGGGGCTACTTCCCCATGAGCAACCTCTACGAATCGCTGTTTGCCTTGGCCTGGGGCATCACCGCCATGCACCTGGTGGCCGAGCGCATGAGCCGCAGCTCGCTGGTGGGGGCCGTCACCGCGCCCATTGCTATGGCGATCGCCGCCTTTGCCACTTTGACCCTGCCCGACACCATGCAGGGCTCAGAGCCTTTGGTGCCCGCTCTCAAGTCGAACTGGCTAATGATGCACGTCAGCGTCATGCTGCTGAGCTACGCGGCGCTGCTGGTAGGAGCATTGCTAGCGATCGCATTTCTCCTCGTCACCCGTGGCCAGGCGGTAGAACTCAAAGGCAGTTCCGTCGGCACCGGCGGCTTTCGCAACGTCAAGCTGCGCCGAGCTGAGGATGACGCCGCCGAGGCCGCCGCGGTGATGACCATGTCCACCGGGGGCGCGGCGGTGCTCGAAAAACCCGCTACCGTCACTCTCTCACCCCAGCGGCTGACCTTGGCCGACACCCTCGACAACATCAGCTACCGCATGATTGGTCTGGGCTTTCCGCTGCTCACCATCGGCATCATTGCTGGGGCAGTGTGGGCTAATGAAGCCTGGGGCTCCTACTGGAGCTGGGACCCTAAAGAGACCTGGGCGCTGATTACCTGGCTGGTGTTTGCCGCCTATCTCCACGCCCGCATCACTAAGGGCTGGCAGGGGCGTCGCCCGGCCATCCTTGCCGCCACCGGGTTTGTGGTGGTGTGGGTGTGCTACCTGGGGGTCAATATTCTGGGCAAGGGGCTACACAGCTACGGCTGGTTTTTCTAA
- a CDS encoding DUF3352 domain-containing protein, whose amino-acid sequence MLHSKLLQKKPPLLLPLGAALLFIGGGALTFWATSRHGQLAKTLPAGASAIPADALAVVALSSDEAQWRRLRQFGTEATQAQFDQQLVQWRDRLLAEQDLDFARDIQPWVGPEISLAVLPVETSPSDLPPSLPAPELALASNLLVVIPIADANRAQNDLGERLGKAESVEDAPYRGVTLQQLNSEAETPLYAAVLDAETAVLSPQLPLLKRAIDTYRGGESLVTRPGVGKAFEQLTETRPLARFYVDVPALSQTIAAAADPPIAPERLRAFQTPRGLVGAIALQSRGVGLQGISWLEPGPQALATGNKADQMPQRLPTGTLVAVSGGDFQQFWEDFEAGEQLSALLPVRASDLSLGLQTATGLSLQENLLPWMAGEFALGVLNPPPPAGDGSAPPLPNPALVLMVKTNDREAATATFEQLDAVMESRYRFAIETTELGGVPVTRWTSPFDSLVMAHGWLDGDITFFTVGQGIAEQVAPIPNRSLGENDLFQTTTGNAPRPNNGHFFINLETLTGVENNLLLPPLPQDGLLSSEAIEAIGVTATVLSDRQVRYDITAALKRGDRPGPLPSGAEPQATPTPEGSPEAAPDTAPSTPQ is encoded by the coding sequence GTGTTGCATTCTAAGCTGCTGCAGAAAAAGCCTCCGCTGCTGTTGCCCCTGGGCGCAGCTCTACTCTTTATTGGCGGCGGTGCGCTGACTTTTTGGGCCACCTCTCGGCACGGGCAATTAGCCAAAACGCTGCCCGCTGGGGCCAGTGCCATTCCGGCTGATGCGCTGGCGGTGGTGGCCCTGAGCAGCGATGAGGCTCAGTGGCGACGACTGCGGCAGTTTGGTACCGAGGCCACCCAGGCCCAGTTTGACCAGCAGCTAGTGCAGTGGCGCGATCGCCTGCTGGCCGAGCAAGACCTCGATTTTGCCCGCGACATTCAGCCCTGGGTTGGCCCCGAGATTAGCCTGGCGGTGCTACCCGTCGAGACCAGCCCCAGCGACTTGCCCCCGTCACTGCCCGCCCCTGAACTGGCCCTGGCCTCAAACCTGCTGGTGGTGATCCCCATTGCTGATGCTAACCGCGCCCAAAACGACCTGGGCGAGCGGCTGGGAAAAGCTGAATCGGTAGAAGATGCCCCCTACCGCGGCGTTACTCTACAGCAGCTCAATAGTGAGGCAGAGACTCCCCTCTACGCCGCCGTGCTTGACGCCGAGACGGCGGTGCTCAGTCCTCAGTTGCCCCTGCTAAAGCGGGCGATCGACACCTACCGGGGGGGCGAATCGCTGGTCACTCGCCCTGGGGTGGGCAAAGCCTTCGAGCAACTTACCGAAACCCGGCCTCTAGCCCGCTTTTATGTGGATGTGCCGGCCCTGTCGCAAACCATAGCTGCGGCCGCTGACCCACCCATTGCCCCCGAGCGGCTGCGGGCGTTTCAGACACCACGGGGGCTGGTGGGGGCGATTGCGCTGCAAAGCCGCGGCGTTGGTCTCCAGGGCATTAGCTGGCTAGAGCCCGGCCCCCAGGCCTTGGCCACCGGCAACAAGGCTGACCAGATGCCCCAGCGACTGCCCACAGGTACTCTGGTAGCGGTGTCAGGGGGCGATTTTCAACAATTCTGGGAAGACTTTGAGGCTGGCGAGCAGCTCTCAGCCCTGCTGCCAGTACGAGCCAGCGATTTATCCCTAGGGCTGCAAACCGCTACTGGCCTAAGTCTGCAAGAAAACCTGCTGCCCTGGATGGCTGGAGAATTTGCCCTGGGGGTGCTCAACCCACCCCCACCAGCCGGCGATGGCAGTGCACCACCGCTGCCGAATCCAGCGCTGGTGCTGATGGTCAAAACCAACGATCGCGAAGCCGCCACTGCCACCTTTGAACAGCTCGACGCCGTGATGGAGAGCCGCTACCGCTTTGCGATCGAGACTACGGAGCTGGGCGGCGTGCCCGTCACCCGCTGGACCTCGCCTTTCGACTCGTTGGTGATGGCTCACGGCTGGCTCGACGGCGACATTACTTTCTTTACCGTGGGTCAGGGCATTGCCGAGCAGGTGGCCCCAATCCCCAACCGCAGCCTGGGCGAAAATGACCTCTTTCAGACCACTACCGGCAACGCACCGCGCCCCAACAACGGCCACTTTTTTATCAATTTAGAGACCCTCACCGGGGTGGAAAACAACCTGCTGCTGCCGCCCCTGCCCCAGGACGGGCTGCTGAGTTCTGAAGCCATTGAGGCGATTGGTGTAACGGCGACGGTGCTCAGCGATCGCCAGGTGCGCTACGACATTACGGCGGCGCTCAAGCGAGGCGATCGCCCCGGTCCCCTACCTAGCGGAGCCGAGCCCCAAGCCACTCCTACGCCAGAAGGCTCCCCCGAGGCGGCTCCCGATACTGCCCCATCCACTCCTCAGTAA